Proteins found in one Arthrobacter sp. U41 genomic segment:
- a CDS encoding ABC transporter permease, whose amino-acid sequence MTQLRNPAVTGTNVADGRAAAVPATPADAARPGPALTGSGGSPANGWSPAGILANGWARLLLGLIIPAAVLAAWQLSTAAGVFSVVQLPPPSMVLEAGIDLLQRGQLGQHIAISTQRVLIGFAAGAALGLVFGSLVGLSRFADALLAPTIGALRAVPSLAWVPLLILWMKIGEDSKITLILIGAFFPVFTTVSLALRHVDRNLVEAARAFGLKGVKLLTTVQLPAVVPAVFSGLRLALAQAWLFLVAAELIASSMGLGFLLTDSQNNGRTDRLLLAIVLLAVIGKITDALLGLAEKWAVKRWA is encoded by the coding sequence ATGACACAGCTCAGGAATCCCGCCGTCACCGGCACTAATGTTGCGGACGGGCGCGCTGCAGCCGTCCCCGCAACTCCAGCAGACGCCGCCCGGCCGGGCCCGGCCCTTACGGGTTCGGGCGGCTCCCCGGCGAACGGATGGTCCCCCGCTGGGATCCTGGCCAACGGCTGGGCGCGTCTGCTCCTTGGATTGATCATTCCGGCTGCGGTTCTTGCCGCCTGGCAGCTGTCCACGGCCGCCGGGGTCTTCAGCGTGGTTCAGCTCCCGCCGCCGTCCATGGTGCTGGAGGCAGGCATCGATCTGCTCCAGCGCGGCCAGCTCGGCCAGCACATCGCGATCTCCACCCAGCGTGTGCTGATCGGCTTCGCCGCCGGCGCGGCCCTGGGCCTGGTGTTCGGATCGCTGGTGGGCCTCTCCCGGTTCGCCGACGCCCTGCTCGCACCGACCATCGGCGCCCTCCGCGCCGTCCCGTCGCTGGCGTGGGTGCCGCTGCTCATCCTCTGGATGAAGATCGGCGAGGATTCCAAGATCACCCTGATCCTGATCGGCGCTTTCTTCCCGGTGTTCACCACCGTCTCCCTGGCGCTGCGCCATGTGGACCGGAACCTGGTGGAAGCGGCGCGCGCGTTTGGACTCAAAGGCGTCAAGCTGCTGACCACGGTGCAGCTCCCGGCCGTGGTGCCGGCGGTCTTCTCGGGGCTCCGGCTGGCGCTGGCCCAGGCCTGGCTGTTCCTCGTGGCCGCGGAACTCATTGCCTCCTCGATGGGGCTCGGCTTCCTGCTCACGGATTCGCAGAACAATGGCCGCACGGACCGGCTCCTGCTGGCGATCGTGCTGCTCGCCGTGATCGGAAAAATCACCGACGCCCTGTTGGGCCTCGCTGAGAAATGGGCGGTGAAACGATGGGCGTAA
- a CDS encoding adenylosuccinate synthase, which yields MPAIVIVGAQWGDEGKGKATDLLGGRVDYVVKPNGGNNAGHTVVVGGEKYELKLLPAGILSPNAVPIIGNGCVVNLEALFQEIDGLEARGADTSKLRVSANAHLVAPYHQVLDKVTERFLGSRAIGTTGRGIGPAYMDKVARLGIRVQDVFDASILRQKVEGSLRQKNELLVKVYNRRDIEVDEIVEYFLSFAERLRPLVIDSTYVLNTALDEGKVVLMEGGQATFLDVDHGTYPFVTSSNPTAGGASVGSGIGPTRISRSIGIIKAYTTRVGAGPFPTELFDDMGMYLQKTGGEFGVNTGRPRRCGWYDAVLARHASRVNGFTDYFVTKLDVLTGIEQIPVCVAYDVDGVRHDEMPMTQTEFHHAKPIFEYFEGWTEDITGARTLDDLPENAKNYVLALEKLSGTRFSAIGVGPDRDQTIVINDLIND from the coding sequence ATGCCAGCAATCGTGATCGTCGGAGCCCAATGGGGCGACGAAGGCAAAGGTAAAGCCACTGACCTGCTTGGTGGCCGCGTCGACTACGTCGTCAAGCCCAACGGCGGCAACAATGCCGGGCACACCGTCGTCGTAGGCGGTGAGAAGTATGAGCTCAAGCTCCTTCCGGCCGGCATCCTGAGCCCCAACGCGGTTCCGATTATCGGCAACGGCTGCGTGGTGAACCTCGAGGCGCTGTTCCAGGAGATCGACGGCCTGGAAGCGCGCGGCGCGGACACCTCCAAGCTGCGGGTCTCCGCCAACGCCCACCTCGTGGCGCCCTACCACCAGGTCCTGGACAAGGTCACCGAGCGGTTCCTCGGCAGCCGCGCCATCGGCACCACCGGACGCGGCATCGGCCCGGCCTACATGGACAAGGTGGCCCGCCTCGGCATCCGCGTCCAGGACGTCTTTGACGCCTCCATCCTGCGCCAGAAGGTCGAAGGCTCGCTGCGCCAGAAGAACGAACTCCTGGTCAAGGTCTACAACCGCCGCGACATCGAGGTGGATGAGATCGTGGAGTACTTCCTGTCCTTCGCCGAGCGCCTCCGCCCGCTGGTCATCGACAGCACCTATGTCCTGAACACCGCGCTGGACGAGGGCAAGGTGGTCCTCATGGAGGGCGGCCAGGCCACGTTCCTGGACGTCGACCACGGCACCTACCCCTTCGTGACCTCCTCGAACCCGACCGCCGGCGGCGCCTCCGTGGGCTCGGGCATCGGCCCCACCCGCATCTCGCGCTCCATCGGCATCATCAAGGCGTACACCACCCGCGTGGGCGCAGGTCCTTTCCCCACGGAACTGTTCGACGACATGGGTATGTACCTGCAGAAGACCGGCGGCGAGTTCGGCGTCAACACCGGCCGGCCCCGCCGCTGCGGCTGGTACGACGCCGTGCTGGCGCGGCACGCCTCCCGCGTCAACGGCTTCACGGACTACTTCGTCACCAAGCTGGACGTGCTCACGGGCATCGAGCAGATCCCGGTCTGCGTGGCCTATGACGTCGACGGCGTCCGGCACGACGAAATGCCGATGACCCAGACCGAATTCCACCACGCCAAGCCCATCTTCGAGTACTTCGAAGGCTGGACCGAGGACATCACCGGCGCCCGCACCCTGGACGACCTTCCGGAGAACGCCAAGAACTACGTGCTGGCACTTGAGAAGCTCTCCGGCACGCGCTTCTCGGCGATCGGCGTCGGCCCGGACCGCGACCAGACGATCGTGATCAACGACCTGATCAACGACTGA
- a CDS encoding RNA polymerase sigma factor: protein MAEQLSDDELSAALAGEPSGFSAVYTVISPAVLGYFRARGVEDAEALTQDVFVDILPKLAKVTGGHSGLRTFIFSVAHARLVDHRRRAERTPYLAEYDPRDDTRYAPSAEDELLGSLGGIADSLARLNEEQREVLVLRIVADLSIDQVAGIMDKSPGAIKQLQRRGLSALRELVTEKDHAAS, encoded by the coding sequence TTGGCAGAACAGCTAAGCGATGACGAATTGTCAGCAGCCTTGGCTGGCGAGCCCTCAGGATTTAGCGCTGTCTACACGGTCATTTCGCCCGCGGTGCTCGGATACTTCCGGGCCCGCGGGGTGGAAGACGCCGAGGCACTCACCCAGGACGTCTTTGTCGATATCCTGCCGAAACTGGCCAAGGTCACCGGGGGCCACAGCGGCTTGCGGACCTTCATCTTCTCCGTCGCCCACGCACGGCTGGTCGATCACCGCCGTCGGGCCGAACGCACGCCGTACCTGGCCGAATACGATCCCCGGGATGACACACGGTACGCCCCTTCCGCCGAGGACGAGCTCCTGGGCTCGCTGGGCGGCATCGCGGATTCTCTTGCCCGGCTCAACGAGGAGCAACGGGAAGTGCTGGTCCTGCGGATCGTCGCGGACCTCTCCATCGATCAGGTGGCCGGCATCATGGACAAGTCACCGGGTGCGATCAAGCAGCTTCAACGACGCGGGCTCAGCGCCCTGCGCGAACTCGTCACCGAAAAGGACCACGCAGCATCATGA
- a CDS encoding CoA-binding protein gives MSGEETRTWTGPSAPERLNLLRQAKSIAIVGASDKPSRASYFVATYLQSSTRYKVYFVNPVVKEILGEPTYASLADLPESPDIVDVFRRHDDLPGVLDEAIAAGAKTLWLQLGSWHEDVAKEAEAAGLDVVMDRCVKIEHARFHGGLHLAGFDTGVISSKRQVLA, from the coding sequence ATGAGCGGCGAAGAAACCCGTACCTGGACCGGGCCCTCCGCTCCGGAGCGGCTGAACCTGCTGCGGCAGGCGAAGTCGATCGCGATCGTTGGCGCCTCGGACAAGCCGTCCCGGGCAAGCTACTTTGTGGCGACGTACCTGCAGTCCTCCACGCGCTACAAGGTGTATTTCGTGAACCCTGTGGTGAAGGAGATCCTGGGCGAACCGACGTACGCCTCGCTGGCGGACCTGCCGGAGAGCCCGGACATCGTGGACGTGTTCCGCAGGCACGACGACCTGCCGGGTGTCCTGGACGAGGCCATCGCGGCCGGTGCCAAGACGCTGTGGCTTCAGTTGGGCTCGTGGCACGAGGATGTGGCGAAGGAAGCCGAAGCTGCCGGACTCGACGTCGTGATGGACCGCTGCGTGAAGATTGAGCATGCCCGTTTCCACGGCGGCTTGCACCTGGCCGGCTTCGACACGGGGGTCATCTCCTCGAAGCGGCAGGTCCTGGCCTAG
- a CDS encoding O-acetylhomoserine aminocarboxypropyltransferase/cysteine synthase family protein, protein MADRKFGFRTRALHAGGTPDAEHGARAVPIYQTTSFVFKDTQDAANLFALQKYGNIYSRIGNPTVAAFEERIASLEGGIGAVATSSGMAAEFITFAALTQSGDHIVAASQLYGGTVTQLDVTLRRFGVDTTFVPGTDPADYAAAVRENTKAIFVEVVANPSSEVQDLEGLAKVAHDAGIPLVVDATLSTPYLVRPIEHGADIVIHSATKFLGGHGTTLGGVIVESGRFDWGNGKFPTMTEPVASYGNVSWWGNFGEYGFLTKLRCEQLRDIGPALSPMSAFQLLQGVETLPQRLDEHLKNAQAVAEWLEADERVAYVNFSGLPSHPHFERAKKYLPLGPGSVFSFGVKGGRAAGQKFIESLQLASHLANVGDSRTLVIHPGSTTHQQLSPEQLESAGIPEDLVRISIGLEDIEDILWDLDQALDAATTGTAESVSAEAAHPDELPADTCTIGALS, encoded by the coding sequence ATGGCTGACCGCAAATTCGGATTCCGCACCCGCGCCCTGCACGCCGGCGGCACACCCGACGCCGAGCACGGCGCCCGCGCCGTGCCGATCTACCAGACCACGTCCTTCGTGTTCAAGGACACCCAGGACGCCGCCAACCTATTTGCGCTGCAGAAGTACGGCAACATCTACTCCCGGATCGGCAACCCCACGGTCGCCGCGTTCGAGGAACGCATCGCGTCCCTGGAGGGCGGCATCGGGGCGGTCGCCACGTCCTCGGGCATGGCCGCGGAGTTCATCACCTTCGCCGCGCTCACCCAGTCCGGCGACCACATCGTCGCGGCCTCCCAGCTCTACGGCGGCACTGTCACCCAGCTGGACGTCACGCTGCGCCGCTTCGGAGTGGACACCACCTTCGTTCCCGGCACCGACCCGGCTGACTACGCCGCTGCGGTCCGGGAAAACACCAAGGCGATCTTCGTTGAGGTGGTCGCCAACCCGTCCTCGGAAGTCCAGGACCTGGAGGGGCTGGCAAAGGTGGCGCACGACGCCGGCATCCCCCTCGTCGTCGACGCCACCTTGAGCACGCCGTACCTCGTGCGGCCGATCGAACACGGGGCCGACATCGTGATCCACTCGGCCACCAAGTTCCTCGGCGGGCACGGCACCACGCTGGGCGGCGTGATCGTCGAGAGCGGCCGCTTCGACTGGGGCAACGGCAAGTTCCCCACGATGACCGAGCCGGTGGCCTCCTACGGGAACGTCTCCTGGTGGGGGAACTTCGGTGAATACGGGTTCCTGACCAAGCTGCGCTGCGAGCAGCTGCGTGACATCGGACCCGCGTTGTCGCCGATGTCAGCGTTCCAGCTCCTGCAGGGCGTCGAGACCCTCCCGCAGCGCCTGGACGAGCACCTCAAGAACGCCCAGGCCGTGGCGGAATGGCTTGAGGCCGATGAGCGTGTGGCCTACGTGAACTTCTCCGGGCTGCCCTCGCACCCGCACTTCGAGCGGGCCAAAAAGTACCTGCCGCTCGGACCGGGCTCGGTGTTCTCCTTCGGCGTGAAGGGAGGCCGCGCGGCCGGGCAAAAGTTCATTGAGTCCCTGCAGCTGGCCTCGCACCTGGCCAACGTCGGCGACTCACGGACCCTCGTGATCCACCCGGGTTCCACGACCCACCAGCAGCTCAGCCCGGAACAGCTCGAGTCCGCCGGAATCCCCGAGGACCTGGTCCGGATCTCGATCGGGCTGGAAGATATCGAGGACATCCTCTGGGACCTGGACCAGGCCCTGGACGCCGCAACAACCGGGACGGCCGAAAGTGTATCCGCGGAAGCGGCACATCCCGACGAACTTCCGGCCGACACCTGCACGATTGGAGCACTCTCATGA
- the acs gene encoding acetate--CoA ligase — protein MGVTTETAPANHPATEEERLSFWEAAALRLDWEDVPGQDKPWHTTHRRVAADPDAGIGPDISWFEGGKLNVAYNCVDRHVAAGRGDRVALHFEGEPGDRRTISYAELQREVSRAANALLGLGITKGDRVVIYLPVIPETVIITLAVARIGAIHSLVFGGFAAEALKFRVEDTGAKLLVTTDGQFRRGVAVPVKDNADAAVAGDNAIEHVLVVNRTTAPDLLDTVPMTEGRDVWWHDAVGRASPQHTPEAFDAETPLFIMYTSGTTGKPKGLVHTSGGYLTQASWSFEHLFSNPDPALRDQDVHWCTADLAWVTAHTYELYGPLSNGATQVIFEGTPNTPHPGRHFEIIERYGVTQYYTAPTLVRSLMRWFPDGVPASYDLSSIRLLGTVGEAVNPEAWRWLRENVGAGTAPVVDTWWQSETGATILSPAPTDTQFKPGCAARPLPGVSTRIVDDAGNTVPPGIQGFIVVDAPGPAIARTVWGNPQRYFDSYWRKYAEQGWFLAGDGAKYDDDGDIWILGRVDDTLNVSGHLLSTIEIESALVSHPDVVEAGVCPVADPKTGHAIVAFVVLKSSAATEDIASELRNHVAKEIGPIAKPRDVVVVPDVPKTRSGKIMRRLLTQLFEGTTLGDTTSLQNEPSIAGIHSVLRDRNDNHRNTQK, from the coding sequence ATGGGCGTAACGACTGAAACGGCCCCGGCCAATCACCCGGCCACCGAAGAGGAGCGCCTCTCCTTCTGGGAGGCAGCTGCCCTCCGGCTGGACTGGGAGGACGTGCCCGGGCAGGACAAACCCTGGCACACCACCCACCGCCGCGTCGCGGCCGACCCCGACGCGGGCATCGGCCCGGACATCAGCTGGTTCGAAGGCGGAAAGCTCAACGTCGCCTACAACTGCGTCGACCGCCACGTCGCGGCGGGCCGCGGTGACAGGGTGGCCCTGCATTTCGAGGGCGAACCGGGCGACCGCCGAACCATCAGCTACGCGGAACTGCAGCGCGAGGTTTCCCGGGCCGCCAACGCCCTGCTGGGCCTCGGCATCACCAAGGGCGACCGGGTGGTCATCTACCTCCCGGTCATCCCGGAAACGGTGATCATCACCCTGGCTGTGGCCCGCATCGGCGCGATCCACTCGCTCGTCTTCGGCGGCTTCGCCGCCGAGGCGCTCAAGTTCCGGGTGGAGGACACCGGCGCCAAACTGCTCGTCACCACCGACGGCCAGTTCCGCCGCGGCGTCGCCGTGCCGGTCAAGGACAACGCGGACGCGGCCGTCGCCGGAGACAACGCCATCGAGCACGTCCTGGTCGTCAACCGCACCACCGCACCGGACCTCCTGGACACCGTCCCGATGACCGAGGGCCGCGACGTCTGGTGGCACGACGCCGTCGGGCGGGCCTCCCCGCAGCACACGCCGGAAGCCTTCGACGCCGAGACGCCGCTGTTCATCATGTACACCTCCGGCACCACCGGAAAGCCCAAGGGCCTGGTCCACACCTCCGGGGGCTACCTCACGCAGGCGTCCTGGAGCTTCGAGCACCTGTTCAGCAACCCGGACCCGGCCCTCCGGGACCAGGATGTCCACTGGTGCACGGCCGACCTCGCCTGGGTCACCGCCCACACCTACGAGCTGTACGGCCCGCTCTCCAACGGGGCCACCCAGGTGATCTTCGAGGGCACGCCCAACACCCCGCATCCCGGCCGGCACTTCGAAATCATCGAACGCTACGGCGTCACCCAGTACTACACTGCGCCCACCCTGGTCCGCTCCCTGATGCGCTGGTTCCCGGACGGCGTCCCGGCCAGCTACGACCTCTCCTCCATCCGCCTGCTGGGCACTGTCGGCGAGGCCGTCAACCCCGAGGCCTGGCGCTGGCTCCGGGAGAACGTCGGAGCCGGCACCGCCCCCGTGGTGGACACCTGGTGGCAGTCCGAAACCGGCGCCACCATCCTCTCCCCCGCCCCCACCGACACACAGTTCAAGCCCGGCTGCGCGGCCCGGCCGCTGCCCGGCGTCAGCACCCGGATCGTGGACGACGCCGGCAACACCGTGCCGCCGGGCATCCAGGGCTTCATCGTGGTGGACGCCCCCGGCCCCGCCATCGCCCGGACCGTGTGGGGCAACCCGCAGCGCTACTTCGATTCGTACTGGCGCAAGTACGCCGAACAGGGCTGGTTCCTCGCCGGGGACGGCGCCAAGTACGACGACGACGGCGACATCTGGATCCTCGGGCGGGTGGATGACACCCTGAACGTCTCCGGTCACCTGCTCTCCACGATCGAGATCGAGTCGGCCCTCGTCTCGCACCCGGACGTGGTGGAGGCCGGTGTCTGCCCGGTCGCGGACCCGAAGACCGGCCACGCCATCGTGGCGTTCGTGGTGCTGAAGAGTTCGGCGGCTACCGAGGACATCGCGTCCGAACTGCGCAACCACGTCGCGAAGGAGATCGGACCGATCGCCAAGCCGCGCGACGTCGTCGTCGTTCCCGATGTGCCGAAAACCCGCAGCGGCAAGATCATGCGCCGGCTGCTGACCCAGCTGTTCGAAGGAACCACGCTCGGCGACACGACCTCGCTCCAGAACGAACCGTCGATCGCCGGCATCCACTCCGTCCTGCGTGACCGCAATGACAACCACAGAAATACCCAGAAGTAA
- a CDS encoding aliphatic sulfonate ABC transporter substrate-binding protein has translation MSFARKATRRSVIGAAAVSAALVLTGCVAGEGSGGSPAANPAVESGTLNIDFATYNPLSLVIKEKGWLEASLKDQGVTVNWVQSAGSNKANEALRSGAIDVGSTAGSAALLARANGSPIKTIDIYSQPEWAALVAKESSGITTVADLKGKSVAATKGTDPYFFLLQSLSEAGISAKDVTVQNLQHADGRAALENGSVDAWSGLDPIMAGAEQKGAKLFYRNLSFNTYGFLNATESFLKNKPNQAQAVVNAYEKARAWAAANPDETAQILADVAGLDLAVAKTVVLERSNLDVDPAPGEAQRKVLAKIGPTFVETGDVASQKQIDDAVASILDDSLVKKADASAIKDS, from the coding sequence ATGTCATTCGCCCGCAAAGCCACCCGCCGGTCCGTAATCGGCGCCGCCGCTGTCTCCGCCGCCCTCGTCCTCACCGGCTGCGTCGCAGGAGAAGGTTCCGGCGGGTCCCCCGCCGCGAACCCCGCCGTCGAGAGCGGCACGCTCAACATCGACTTCGCCACCTACAACCCGCTGAGCCTGGTCATCAAGGAGAAGGGCTGGCTCGAGGCCTCGCTCAAGGACCAGGGCGTCACCGTGAACTGGGTCCAGTCCGCCGGCTCCAACAAGGCGAACGAGGCGCTGCGCTCCGGCGCGATCGACGTCGGCTCCACCGCCGGATCCGCCGCGCTGCTGGCCCGCGCCAACGGCTCCCCGATCAAAACGATCGACATCTACTCCCAGCCGGAATGGGCGGCCCTCGTGGCGAAGGAGTCCTCCGGCATCACCACCGTGGCCGACCTCAAGGGAAAGTCGGTGGCCGCGACCAAGGGCACCGACCCCTACTTCTTCCTGCTGCAGTCCCTCTCCGAAGCCGGGATCTCCGCCAAGGACGTCACGGTGCAGAACCTGCAGCACGCGGACGGCCGCGCCGCGCTGGAAAACGGTTCGGTGGACGCCTGGTCCGGCCTGGACCCGATCATGGCCGGCGCGGAACAGAAGGGCGCCAAGCTCTTCTACCGGAACCTTTCCTTCAACACCTACGGCTTCCTGAACGCCACGGAATCCTTCCTGAAGAACAAGCCGAACCAGGCGCAGGCTGTCGTCAACGCCTATGAGAAGGCGCGCGCCTGGGCCGCGGCCAACCCGGACGAGACGGCGCAGATCCTCGCCGACGTCGCCGGCCTGGACCTCGCCGTCGCGAAGACCGTGGTGCTGGAGCGCAGCAACCTGGACGTGGATCCGGCACCGGGCGAGGCGCAGCGCAAGGTCCTGGCGAAGATCGGCCCGACGTTCGTGGAGACCGGCGACGTCGCCAGCCAGAAGCAGATCGACGACGCCGTGGCCTCCATTCTTGATGACTCGCTGGTGAAGAAGGCGGATGCTTCCGCCATCAAGGATTCCTGA
- the sfnG gene encoding dimethylsulfone monooxygenase SfnG has product MTDISNVARLSEPLKFAYWVPNVSGGLVVSTIEQRTGWDFDYNKKLARIAENSGFEYALTQTRYAASYGADKQHEATSFSLALLAATERLKVISAVHPGMWHPGVLAKFIITADHISNGRAAVNIVSGWLKAEFENFGLEWLEHDERYVRTEEFIKVLRGLWTEQEYSQSGKYYNINNFTLNPAPVDVPGRAHPEIFFGGNSTAAQATAGRVADWYFSNGKDLEGFKENIAGVVAAAGETSRGTGGALPAALSSPRFGLNGFVIARDSEKEARDTLREIVAKAHKPAVEGFRAAVQEAGASTKDGKGMWADSSFEDLVQYNDGFKTQLIGTPEQIAERIVEYKKIGVNLFLTGYLHFQEEVAAFGADILPIVRELEADLARRNGTELDLSGTPVASASSTAGLVNA; this is encoded by the coding sequence ATGACTGACATCAGCAACGTCGCCCGTCTTTCCGAACCGCTCAAGTTCGCCTACTGGGTTCCCAACGTCTCCGGCGGCCTCGTGGTCTCCACGATCGAACAGCGCACCGGCTGGGACTTCGACTACAACAAGAAACTCGCCCGGATCGCGGAGAACTCCGGCTTCGAGTACGCCCTGACCCAGACCCGCTACGCCGCCTCCTACGGCGCGGACAAGCAGCACGAGGCCACCTCGTTCAGCCTGGCGCTGCTGGCCGCCACCGAGCGGCTCAAGGTGATCTCCGCCGTCCATCCGGGCATGTGGCACCCCGGCGTGCTGGCGAAGTTCATCATCACCGCCGACCACATCTCCAACGGCCGCGCCGCCGTGAACATCGTCTCCGGCTGGCTCAAGGCGGAGTTCGAAAACTTCGGCCTCGAATGGCTTGAACACGACGAACGCTACGTCCGCACCGAGGAGTTCATCAAGGTCCTCCGCGGGCTGTGGACCGAGCAGGAGTACAGCCAGTCCGGCAAGTACTACAACATCAACAACTTCACCCTGAACCCTGCCCCGGTGGACGTGCCGGGCCGGGCGCACCCGGAGATCTTCTTCGGCGGAAACTCCACGGCGGCGCAGGCCACGGCCGGCCGGGTGGCGGACTGGTACTTCTCCAACGGCAAGGACCTGGAGGGCTTCAAGGAGAACATCGCCGGCGTCGTCGCCGCGGCCGGCGAGACCAGCCGCGGGACCGGCGGGGCACTCCCCGCCGCTTTATCCTCTCCGAGGTTTGGCCTGAACGGTTTCGTGATCGCCCGCGATTCCGAGAAGGAGGCCCGGGACACCCTCCGCGAGATCGTGGCGAAGGCGCACAAGCCCGCCGTCGAGGGTTTCCGCGCCGCGGTCCAGGAGGCCGGTGCCTCCACAAAGGACGGCAAGGGCATGTGGGCCGACTCGAGCTTCGAGGACCTGGTCCAGTACAACGACGGCTTCAAGACCCAGCTGATCGGCACCCCCGAGCAGATCGCCGAACGGATCGTGGAGTACAAGAAGATCGGCGTGAACCTGTTCCTCACCGGCTACCTGCACTTCCAGGAGGAAGTCGCGGCGTTCGGTGCGGACATCCTCCCGATCGTCCGCGAACTCGAAGCCGACCTCGCCCGCAGGAACGGCACGGAACTGGACCTGTCCGGCACCCCGGTCGCTTCGGCCAGCTCAACCGCCGGGCTGGTGAACGCGTAA
- a CDS encoding cobalamin-independent methionine synthase II family protein, producing the protein MLQNTDHIRATHAGSLPRTPELIAANEAKEADGITPEFLDLLETSVVEIVQRQKDLGIEIANDGEYGHTMSSSVDYGAWWNYSFSRLGGLVPTDVDRWADAAVHRSSPGNIVLTSFPDRRDRQKFNDAYNDPSSGILAHRKSVTQPKIAGPLHYTGQALVGSDIANLKTGMAAAGLSEGFVASLSPGSCARVANEYYKTDEELLYACADAMREEYKAIIDAGLTVQLDDPSLAESWDQINPEPSLADYLKFIQLRVEATNWALRDLPQEQIRLHVCWGSWHGPHTTDIPFADIIDSVLQVNAGGYSFEAANVRHEHEWRVWEDTKLPDGKVIIPGVVSHATNVVEHPDLVADRIVRFAQLVGRENVIASTDCGLGGRVHPQIAFAKLESLGEGARRATARLW; encoded by the coding sequence ATGCTCCAGAACACCGACCATATCCGCGCCACCCACGCCGGTTCGCTGCCCCGCACCCCCGAGCTCATCGCCGCGAACGAGGCCAAGGAAGCGGACGGCATCACCCCCGAGTTCCTGGACCTGCTGGAAACCTCCGTGGTGGAGATCGTGCAGCGCCAGAAAGACCTCGGCATCGAGATCGCCAACGACGGCGAATACGGGCACACCATGTCCAGCTCGGTGGACTACGGAGCCTGGTGGAACTACTCGTTCAGCCGGCTCGGCGGGCTCGTGCCCACGGACGTGGACCGCTGGGCGGACGCCGCGGTGCACCGCTCAAGCCCCGGGAACATCGTGCTGACCTCCTTCCCGGACCGGCGCGACCGGCAGAAGTTCAACGATGCCTACAACGATCCGTCCTCCGGGATCCTGGCGCACCGCAAGAGCGTCACGCAGCCGAAGATCGCGGGCCCGCTGCACTACACCGGTCAGGCGCTCGTCGGCTCGGACATCGCCAACCTCAAGACCGGGATGGCCGCCGCCGGGCTGTCCGAGGGCTTCGTGGCCTCCCTGTCCCCCGGCTCCTGCGCCCGCGTCGCCAACGAGTACTACAAGACGGACGAGGAGCTCCTCTACGCCTGCGCCGACGCCATGCGCGAGGAATACAAGGCCATCATCGACGCCGGGCTCACGGTCCAGCTCGACGACCCCTCGCTGGCCGAAAGCTGGGACCAGATCAACCCGGAACCGAGCCTGGCCGACTACCTCAAGTTCATCCAGCTCAGGGTCGAGGCCACAAACTGGGCCCTGCGCGACCTCCCCCAGGAACAGATCCGGCTGCACGTCTGCTGGGGCTCCTGGCACGGCCCGCACACCACGGACATCCCCTTCGCGGACATCATCGACTCCGTCCTGCAGGTCAACGCGGGCGGCTACTCGTTCGAGGCCGCCAACGTCCGCCACGAGCATGAATGGCGCGTCTGGGAGGACACTAAGCTCCCGGACGGAAAAGTCATCATCCCCGGCGTCGTCTCCCACGCCACCAACGTCGTCGAGCACCCGGACCTGGTCGCTGACCGGATCGTACGCTTCGCCCAATTGGTGGGCCGGGAAAATGTGATTGCCTCCACAGACTGCGGTCTCGGCGGCCGGGTGCACCCCCAAATCGCCTTTGCCAAGCTGGAATCCCTGGGTGAAGGCGCCCGCCGCGCCACCGCGCGGCTCTGGTAG